In the genome of Caldisphaera lagunensis DSM 15908, the window AATTCGCCTATATTATAGAATTTAAAATGCTTTCAAATTTTTCGCCAATGTTATCAATATCAAATCTTTTAGAGAATATCATTGCATTTGCCTTCATCAAATTATATAGTTTTTCATTTTTTATCAAATTGTATATTTCATTTGCATAATCTAAAGGATCTAGCGTATTTACTTTTATACCAGTAAGACCATCTATATATGCATCATCAGGTATTCCTGGTCCCGCTATAACTGGTACAAAGTTTTGTGCTTCAGCAATAGTATAAGCAAATCCTTCATATTCGTATGGTGCTAACAATAAATAAGAATTGCAATAAAGATCTAATAGTTCTTTTAAGCTTATACAACATTTAGTTTCTATATCACTAAAGGTCTTATCTATTGGCCAGTTTAAAACAATCTTTAATTTTATTTGAAGATTAAACTTTTCATTCAAAATTTTTACAGCTTCGTAGGAAACTTCTGGGTGCTTTCTATAATCTGCTCCTGTATGTAAGATAAACTTTTCATTTTTATCTTTACAATTATTTATTGAAAAAAGTTCAGATTTTATAGGAGGATTAACTACATGATCACAATTAATGCCTTTTTTAACTGCCTCATATCTAACTTTATTTGAGACACAAACGTTTATTTTATTATTATTATAAAGAAATTTATAGATTAGAAATTTCATAGATTTTAAGTTTGGAGAAAGATGATGAATAATTCCAACTTTCCTTTTATGACTAATTGGAACAATGCCATTTAATATAACAACATCGTAATTCTTAACGGCTTTGCTACCCTTATAGTACCACGAAAGAATATCTGATGTTTTATTATTAAATTTTCCAAAACTATAAAATCTTGCCTTTTCTAAGTTTACACTAAATATCTCTTTTCCAAACCTTATTGGATCTTTTGATATAATATTAGAGATAAGCAAAACATCGTGATTTTTGTTTATAAAATATTCTGCTAAGTTATATATATATATCTATTTACTCCGTCTATAGTTGTTAGATCTCCGTATCGTGTTATGGCTATTTTCAATAGTATCCCCTAATTTGATTATTTATTTTAATATATAAATATCTATTTGAAATATATATTATTTTGCCTATATTTTTAATAATATTAAAGATTATTGAAATAAATTTTATAATAGATTATATTGAAAAAAATTCTAGGGATTTGTAATTATTGTAATTTGAAATTGTCATATTTAAAAATTTTTCTCTAGGTTTTATTAAAATACCTAAATCAAAAAAGGTAAGAGGTAATCAAATTTATCTGATAAGAGTATGTCTATAAATCCATAGAATAAATACGTCAATTGAAGATTATTAAAAATATAAATAAACAAAATCATTAACATGATTCTTATTTTAATTTATCTGAATTTCCCTATTATATAAACACTTGGAGTCATCAAAATTATATTTGATTCATTCGCAACATAATTTATTGAATTTATATCATATGTTGCATTAGGGTAAAAGGCGTAAACACCATATATAAAATAAGACCAAGAAAATTCATAATAACCTGTAGAGGAATTTACATTTAAAAATGGTGGGCCAAAGTCAATATAATAATGGAAATCAAAATTTGGTGATAAATAACTAGTTATTCCTATACCTATACCAGCTTCACCAAAAGGCTCGCTATATGGAAAAGCTACAGTTGAATAACCTGCCCAAGTTGCATATAATGAAAATATTGAGACAAAAATTATTAATGAAACACCTAAAATTTTAACACCATAATTTATATTATTTGATTTATTTTTTTTATCTTTTTTATTATTTTCATTTTTATCTTTAATTTTATAAAATAATAGTAACGAAAAACCAAAAGAAATTAAGGGTAAAAGATCTTTAGGCAATCTATCAGCCCATCCAACACCTCCCATGCCTAATACCTGAAATGCAGCAATTAAACCGCTAAATAACATAAACATAAATGGAATCAGGATTTCAATTTTTTTATAAATTAGGCTGAATAATAACAAAATTATAAAGGAAATAGACAATAGCGATATATAATCATCTGCTTTAATGCTTACTGCATATGTATAAGCTGGTAAAGCTCTTATTGCCTCTGAATATAAATGAGGTAATGTCTTAACTCCAGAAGATATTTCATTTGTTACAGGAATAAAATTTTGTTGTAACAAATTTCCACTAGCATAGATTATCCTCATTAAATATGCGACTAAAAATGATGATAGCAAATAAAATGATTTTATTCTATACCTTTTAAACATTAACAATATAATGGAAACACCTAATACGCCAAACTCTAGCCATAAAGCTATGAGTTGATGATTAAAAATAGCAAATAAAAAAGATATAAAGAACATTATATAATCGTTCTTTTCTCCGGTTTTTAATGATCTAACAAAAAACGCAACAGATAAAGCAAAAGGTATCAATGCGTAATCATTAGAAACCACATATGAAAAACTTGGTGATAAAATCAAATATGTTATAATTGCTACCCCCGTTTCTTTTCTATTTAATCCAAAAAATCTAAACATGATAAATACAAATGGAAGCGATAATAGAACAAATATTGATGTCCACCACTTTATTATAAAATAAAATGGTGGAGAAGTTATTGAAGAAGTTTTCCCAAAGATTTCTAGTATAAAAAAGGCTAAGGTTAACCAATAACCTGGTTGCAATGAAGAAAATGTATTTTGCTGTATATGACCATTAGTCGTTATATATGTAGCTTGCAAGTTATGATTAAAAGAATCCTCAAAATCTGTCATGTAATAGTAATTTGATATATCAGGCCATAAATACCTTAATATAATTATTATGGCTATAGAATAAATTATTATTAATGTGCTTATTTTACCTTCTTTTTTTGTTGAGATTAGAGATGCAATTAAAAGCAATGATTCCATTAAAATAAACAAGATAGATATTATAGGAAACCTAGATAGGGGACCAAAAATATCATAAATTCCATAA includes:
- a CDS encoding glycosyltransferase, translating into MLISNIISKDPIRFGKEIFSVNLEKARFYSFGKFNNKTSDILSWYYKGSKAVKNYDVVILNGIVPISHKRKVGIIHHLSPNLKSMKFLIYKFLYNNNKINVCVSNKVRYEAVKKGINCDHVVNPPIKSELFSINNCKDKNEKFILHTGADYRKHPEVSYEAVKILNEKFNLQIKLKIVLNWPIDKTFSDIETKCCISLKELLDLYCNSYLLLAPYEYEGFAYTIAEAQNFVPVIAGPGIPDDAYIDGLTGIKVNTLDPLDYANEIYNLIKNEKLYNLMKANAMIFSKRFDIDNIGEKFESILNSII